The Mesoterricola silvestris sequence CGGTTCCAGGTGTCCAGGCGCTGCAGGAGGCTGCCGGGCTGGAACCGCGTGACGGCGCTGGCGGCCTCGTCCTCGGCGGCCTCCTCCTTGGCGGTGAAGGCGGTCTTGAGGCGGCGGATGCGGGCCACGGGATCGGCGCCCAGCTTTTCCAGCATGGCGCCGGTGGCGTCCAGTTCATCCTTGTCCAGTTCCAGCTGGGCCTTGGCCACGTCCAGCTGGTCTTCCAGGTCGTCCTTGTCCTGCTCCCGGGCGGCGGCCACGGCCTTGGTGAGGCGGGCCACGGTCCGCTGGCCCTCGTCCACGGCCAGGAGCTGCTTGTCCTTGACCCCCTGCAGTTCCCGCACGGCGGGGGTGGGCGGGGGGGTGGCGTAGGCGGCCTGGCGCAGCGCGTCGTTGAAGGCCAGGTCCACCTCGTGGTCGGCGAGGCGCTCGGCGTCCCGGGCGAACTGCTTCTCCTCCTGGGTGTAGGCGAACGCGGCCAGGCGCCTGGCGGTGATGTTGGGCTCCTGGTCCACCTGGGTCTCGGCGGCCTTGGGCGAGGGCTTGGGGGCGGGGCGGGCTTCCGGGCCCCGGGTGAGGTAGAGGCCGGTGCCCACGGCTCCCGCAAGGATCAGGAAGGCGACGGCTGGGACGAATCTGCGCAGGTTCATGGGTGCCTTGGGGAGGATGGTTCCTCCATCTTAGTGCGGTCTACAGCGCCGATGCGAAGGAAGCCAGCTCCCCGGGGTCCGCCACGGCCAGGTCCCAGGCCTCGGCGCCGGGGGTGCCGAAGCCGTAGCGGCAGAGGCACCGTTTGAGGCCGGCCCGCCTTCCGGCCTCGAGATCCGTGTGGTGGTCCCCGGCGATCCAGGACCCCTCCGGGCCGCAGGCGCAGCGCTCCAGGGCCAGGAGGAGGGGCTCCGGGTCGGGCTTGAGGCTCGGGCAGTCCCCCCCCGCCACCACCGCGGTGAACAGGTCCAGGATGCCCAGGCCCTCCAGGATGGGAAGGGTGAACTCCCGGGGCTTGTTCGTGACCACGGCGAGGCGGAACCCCTTGGCGCGCACGGCTTCGAGGGCGGCCCCGGCCCCGGGGTAGAGGCGGGTGGCGTCCAGGAGGTGGCGGCCGTAGTGGCCCCGGTTCAGCTCCAGCGCCTCCTCCAGGCGCCCGGGGCACTCGGGGAGGGACCGGGTCAGCAGCTTGCGGACCCCGTCGCCCACGAAACCGGCCACCTGGGCCGGGTCCAGGGGCGGCAGCCCCAGGTCCACCCGGGTCAGGTTGACCCCCGTGGCCAGGTCGGCCCTGGAGTCCACCAGGGTCCCGTCGAGATCGAAAAGGAAGGCGCTGGGCATCCTTCACTCTACCCCTTGCCGGCCCAGCCCGGGAGGGCCATGGACAATCCCGGGACGTAGGTGATGAGGAGGAGGCCGATGCCCAGGATGAGCAGGAAGGGCAGCACGGTGCGGTAGAGCCGGGGCAGGGGCGTGCCGAAGCGGCTGGAGGCCAGGAACAGGTTGAGGCCCACCGGCGGCAGGAGGAACCCCACCTCCAGGTTGGCCAGGAAGATGATGCCCAGGTGCACCGGGTGGATGCCGTACAGGGCGCCCATGGGGGCGATGATGGGGGCCAGGACGATGATGGCCGAATAGATCTCCAGCACGCTCCCCAGGGCCAGGAGGAGGACGTTCAGGGCCAGCAGGAAGACGATCCTGGAATGGATGTGGACCCGGGTCCAGGCCAGGAGCGCGTCCGGGAGCTGGGCGTCCACCAGGTAGCTGGTGAGGCCCATGGCCACGCTCAGCAGTATCAGCACCGCGCCCATGAGGGCCGAGGCCCGGAGCAGCACCCGGGGCAGGTCCCGCACCGGATGCAGGTCCCGGGTGATGAAGCACTCCGCGAGGATGGCGTAGGCCAGGGCGCCGGCGGCGGTCTCCAGCATCGTGGCGCGGCCGCTGGCGAAGAGGCCAACGATCACCAGGGGCAGGAGCAGCTCCCACTTGGCCTTCCAGGTGGCCCCCAGGGCCTCGGCCCAGGTGAAGGGGGAGCGCGGGCCCTCCGCCCTGCGCCCCACGAGGATGCCGTAGGCGGCCGTGAGCCCGATGAGGAGCAGCCCGGGCAGGAGCCCCGCCAGGTAGAGCCGGTCCGCGGGCACCACCGCGTCCCGGCCGCTGGCGACGATGCTGTAGAGGATCACCGGCAGGCTCGGGGGCAGCAGCAGGCCCAGGGCGCCCGAGGCCGTCACCAGCCCCAGGGAGAAGCCTTCGGGGTAGCCGTCCTTGCGGAGCATCGGATACACCAGCCCCCCCAGCGCGATGATGGTCACGCCGGAGCCCCCGGTGAAGGTGGTGAAAAGGGCGCACACCATGGCCACCATCACCGCCAGGCCCCCCGGCATGAAGCCCAGCCACGCCCGGAAGAACCGCACCAGCCGGTCCGAGGCCCCGCTTTCGGCCAGCACGTAGCCGGCCCCGGCCAGGAGCGGGATGGCGGGAAGGGTGGGAGAGGCCACGAGGCGGTAGATCTCGGCCGACACCGCGGCCACGGGGGTCCCCTGGGCGAAGAAGAGGCAGATGGCCACCCCGCCCAGGGCCACGAAGACCGGCGTGCCCACCAGGAGGGAGGCGAGGATGCCCGCCGCGGCGATCCAGGCCTTGGAGGCCAGGGGCGGGGGCAGGAGCCCCGCGGCGAAGGCCGCAGGGATGGCCAGGAGGGCCGCGGCGCGCCCCCGCCAGGTGCCGTGGGCCCGGTGGGCGAAGGTGAGCGCCATGGCCGCCAGGGCCAGGGGCATGACCATCTCCGGCACCCATTCAGGAACGCCGATGGACAGCATGCGCGGGTCGAGCCGGTTGGCCCGCACCACCTGGACGCTGGCGTAGGCCAGCAGGGCGGCCACGGCCGCGGACACGGCGCCCGCCACCCAGCGGGCCGCCCGGCCCAGGCGGCCCTCCCCCAGCCACTGGGAGGTGGAGAGGGTGAGGTGGGCGCCCTGGCCCGTGGCGGCCAGGGCGCCCACGAACGTGAGCCACAGGGTCACGCTCTGCACCAGGTCCGCGGAGCCGGGCACGTGGAAGCCCCCCAGGCTCCGCCCCGCGGTGTCCACCAGGGGCAGGAGGCACAGCGCCAGGAAGCTGGCCACCAGGACGATGCCCTCCCCGGCCCGGAGCAGCTTCCTGAGCAGGTTCATTTCCCGCGCCGGCGGTAGGCGTCCCGGTCCTTCAGGGCCTCGTCGTAGGCCTGGGCCGGAACGAACTCGCCGCGGATCTTGCCGGCGGCCCCCGCCACCATCTGGTTCCACAACTGGCGGGCATGGGCGTCCACGGGCACGACCTTCACCCCGGCGCCGCGCAGGGCCTTGAGGTCCCGTTCCTCCGTGGCGCGCATGTCGGACCGCAGCCGGTTCCCGGCGTCCTGGGCGGCCTTGAGCAGGGCGGGCCTCACGTCCGCGGGAATGCGGTTCCAGGCGTCCCGGGTGACCACGGTGCCGGCCAGGATGATGCCCCACTTCAGGTCGGTCATGTGGGGGGCCTGTTCGTGGTACCGGGTGACCAGCACCACCTGGGGCGAGGTGAGGAAGGCGTCCAGGAGCCCCGTCTGCAGGCCCGTGGCCAGTTCCGTGGCCGGGGCGGGGATGGCGTTGAAGCCTCCGGCCTTCCAGATCTCCAGGGTCCTGGGATCGCCGGCCCACTGGAAGAGCTTCTGGCGGCGCAGGTCGTCGGGGGCCGCCACGGGCCTGCGGGAGAAGATGCGCACCCAGCCGCCGTCGGCCCAGTTGAGGGGGACGAAGCCCCGGGCCTGGATGGCGGCCTCCAGCCCGGGACGCATGGCCTCCAGGGTGGCGTAGACCTCGTCGGCGTTGTCGAAGGCCAGGGGGATGCTCAGGGCGTACACGCTCCGGTCGATCTCCGCCAGGCCCTGGGAGGTGAGCACCGCGCCCTGGAGCGAGCCCAGGCGCATCTTGCGCACCACGTCGGGTTCGTCGCCCTGGCGGCCCCCGGGGTAGAACACGACCTTGACCCGGCCCCCCGAGACCCGGGCCCAGGTGTCGCCCATGTCCTTGACGATGCGGAACCAGGAGGAATTCTCCGGGAGGAGGGTGGCCATCTTGAGGGTCACCTGGGCGCCCAGGGGCAGCAGGGACGCCAGCAGGAGGGCCGCGGCGCGGAAGGGTCTCATGGCTTGGTCTCCTCGGGTTCGTTGAAGAGTTCGCGGCTCCTGCCCAGCAGCCACCGGGCCCTGCGCTGGGCCACGAGGATGGCGGTGCGCCGCCCGGGATCCCGGTCGGGATCCACCCGCAGGGCGTCGTTCAGCAGGGCCTCGAAGCCCGCGCGATCCTGGGCCTCGAGGGCGACGGCCTCGGCGAAGGTGACGTACGCGGAGGCCCGCAGGCCCCCGGAAAGGCGCACCGCCTCCTGGAAGTGGGCCCGGGCCCGGGCCACGGAGCCCCCCGCCTGGGCGTGGCCGGCCTCCCACGCCGCGAGGAATTCGTGCGCGGCCCCGGCGTCCCAGGCCGGGTCCAGGGCCAGGGCGCGGCGGGCCAGCTTCTCCATGAGGGTCTGGTCCACCGCGAGGCTGGAATCGGACACGTCCAGGGCGAAGGCCGAAGCCCAGGCCGCGGCGGTGTAGTAGAGCAGGGGCACCTGCTCCCTGCCGGCCCGCGCCAGGGCGGCGTCCGGGGCCGCGCGCAGCTGGTCCCGGAACCCGGGCAGGGCGGCCTCCAGGCCCCGCAGGCCATAGTTCCGGGCCCGCAGGTAGAGCTTCCGGGCCCGGAGCCGCAGGGCGGCGGCCCGGGCCGGATCGCTCGCCTCGGCGTAGTCCGCCTCGTCCTGGAGGAAGGCGTGGGCGTACTGGGTGAATCCCGAGCAGGCCGACAGCAGAAGGCCCGGGTGGGCGGGGCTCTCCTGCAGGAGGCCCTCGATGGTCTTGAGGGCGAAGGGGCTGGCGTCCCGCACCAGGTCCGGGTCGTCGTCGGAGGCGTACACCCCCGCCGTCCCGGCCAGGGCGTTCCCGATGCGGTCCACGGCCATGCGCTTGATGGAACAGCCCGCGAGGAGGGCCAGGCAGAGGGGAAAAACCGCTTCAAGGAACCTCATGGGATCACCTGCCGGAAAGCATGACCGCACCGGGCGCCGGTGCCAAGCATGCCAAAAAACAGGGTTGACAGTTCCCCCAGGGGGATTACTGTATTACAACAGTAACACACCAAGGGAGCGAGGACGGCCATGAGAGGAATCCTGCAGGTGGACCCCGCCGGCGCGGTGCCCATCTGGAAGCAGATCGAGGAGGGGGTGCGCCGGCTCGTGGCCGCGGGCGCCCTGGCCCCGGGGTCGCCGGTGCCTTCGGTGCGGGAGTTGGCCCGGGACCTCCGGGTGAATCCCGCCACGGTGGCCAAGGCCTACCAGCGGCTGGTGGAGGCGGGCCTCCTGGCCATGCGCCGGGGCGAGGGCACCTTCGTCCACGGCGACCCCGCCTCCCCGGGCCAGGAGCGGCGCCTGCTGCTGGCGGAGGGGGCCCTGGAATTCGCCGGGTTGGCCCGGGGTCTGGGTGTGGGCCTGCCGGAGGCCAGGGCGGCCCTGGACCGCGCCTGGACGGAACTGGAACGCGAAGGGGAGGTCCGATGACCACGGTGGTGCGATGTGAAGCCCTGACCATGGCCTACGGGCGCCGCGAGGCGCTGTCGGGGCTGGACCTGGCGGTGGAGCCCGGGTCTGTGTACGCCCTCCTGGGCCGCAACGGCGCCGGGAAGTCCACGCTCGTGAAGGCCCTCCTGGGACTCCGCCGGCCCCGTTCCGGCCGGGCCGAGCTCTTCGGCGCCGACGCCTTCGGGGCCCGGGCCCGGGCCATGGAGCGCACCGGGGTGGTGCCCGAGACGCCCCAGGTGCCGCCCCGCATGACCTCGGCCCAGGCCGCGGCCTTCTGCGGGAGCCTGGCGCCCGCCTGGGACGCCGCGGGCGTCGCGGCCCGGCTGGAACGGTTCGGCGTCGATCCCCGCCAGCCCTTCGGGCGCCTGTCCCGGGGCCAGCAGACCCAGGTGGCCCTGGCGCTGGCCCTGGGCTCCCGGCCGGACCTCCTGGTGCTGGACGATCCGACCCTGGGCCTGGATGCCGTGGCCCGCCGGGATCTGTACCGGGAGATCCTGGAGGACCTCGGGGAACGGGGCGCCACGGTCCTGGTGGCCACCCACGACCTGGCGGGCATCGAGGGCATCGCCGACCGGGTCGGCATCCTCCACCAAGGGCGCCTGCTCCTGGACGAGCCCATGGAGGACCTCAAGGGCCGCCACCGGCGCATCCGGTGCGGGCCCCAGGCCTGCCCCGACCTGGGTCCCCTGGGTCCCGCCGCCCAGGCCCAGGGCCCCTTCGGCCTGGAGGCCACCGTCTCGCGGTTCAGCGAGGCCGCCCTGGCCGCCGCGGGCCTGCCCCCCGAAGCCGCGGTGGGGGCCTCCCTCGAAGACATCTTCCTCGCAACCGTCGCTGGAGAGGTGAACGCATGAAGGCGCTCGTCATCGCGAAAAGGGAAATGGCCGAGCAGAAGCTGGCGTGGGCCGCGGCCGGCTACGTGGCCCTCGCGGGGCTCGTGGTGCCGTGGATCCGGCCCATGGGCGATATCCGGGGCATCCTGGGCCCGGGGCTCGACCTGGGCTTCGGGGTGGCCCTGTCGGCGGTGCTGGGCGCCTCCATGGTGCCCGGGGACCTGCAGAGCGGGAGGATGGGGTTCTACTTCGCCCGGCCCGTGGCGGCGGGCACGGTCCTCCTGGGGCGTTTCCTGGGCGCGTGGCTCCTGGCGGTGGGCGGAGGCCTGGTGGCGGCGCTGCCCCAGGTCTTGCTGGCGCCCCGGAACACAGTGGCCCTTGCGGTCGTAACGGCGGTCTCCGCCGTGGTCTCCGTCTTCGTGCTGCTGGGAGCGCACGTGCTGGGCACGATGTTCAGGTCCAGGAGCGCCTGGATCCTGCTGGACCTGGCGGTGCTGGGGGCCTTCGGGGCGTCGATGCACCTGATGATCGGGCGCATCGCCGAAGGGGGCGCCTTCCTGGCGCTGCCGTGGTTCCTGGGCGGGGCGGGGCTGCTGGTCCTGGCGGTCCTGGGAGGGGCGGCGCACCTCCAGGTGACCCTGGGCGGCGCGGATCTGCGGGCCGGGCACCGGGTCCTTTCGCTTTGCATGGCGGCGGGGCTGGGGGCCACGGCCCTGGCCGGGGCGGGCTTCACGGCCTGGGTCCGGGGAGGCGGGCCCGCCAGCCTCTCGACGTTCCGGGTGGTGGACGCCGCCCCCAGCGGCGACTGGATCGCCCTCGTCGGCGAAGGGCGGTTCCACCGGCAGGCCTTCCTCCTGGACACCGCCACCGGCGCGGCCGTGGAGGCCGGAACCTGGGGCCGCTTCTCTCCCGACGGACGGCGCTACGTGGAATTCGACCTGGGCGCGTCCCGGGTGAGGTCCATCGACCTGGGCCAGGCCCCGGCCCGGGTCCTGCCGCCCTGGTCCATCGCCCTTCCGGGACGCAGGGGCGTGGGCGAGCTCCGCGCCTTGTCCCGGGACGGCCGGATCGCGGTCATCCTCTGCGGGGACTGCCTCACCGTGGCCGATGTGGAGGCCCGCAGGGTGCTCCACCAGTCCACCGGGAACAAGGACCTGTTCGCAATGCGGTTCGTGTTCCCGTCGGAGACCCTTCTCCGGGCCTACGGCGGGGACCGGGACGGTTCCGTGGCCATCCGGGAACTGGACCTGGCCACGGGCGCCTGGACGGAACCGGGGCGCATGCCCCCCGGGCCCCGGTTTCCGGACGCCTCGGGCCGGTGGGTCCTGGTGGGATCCCAGGGCAGGTACGAGGTCTGCGAAGGACGCACGGGGGAGATCCTCCGGCGGGTTCCGGGCGAACCCATGTCCCCGCCGCGCTTCCTGGAGGACGGAGGCCTCGCGTGGCTGGAGGAAGGGCCCGGGGGGCATCGGCTGCGCGTTCTGGACCCCTCGGGCGCCGAGGCCTGGTCCCGGACCCTGGAGGGGACGGCGGGGATGAACGCCTGGCTTCTGCCGGAACCCGGCTCGGGCCGGATCCTCGTGGGACTTCTGGAGGCCGAAGGGGCCCCGGGCGCGAACCGGGGCCGCCGGGGGCGGATCCTGGCCGCCGACCCGTCCCGGGGCACCGTGGAAACCGTATCCGCGGAGGCCACCCTCCCCCTGGGCTTCCGTTCCCGGATGCCCATGGGCGCGCTCGCCGCGCGGCTGCGCGTGGGCAACGGAGGAGGGCTGGCCGTGGCCGGGCCGGACGGATCCCTCCGGAAGGTGATCCCCGGGGCGCGGTGGGCTAGCGAATGATCTTGGCCTCCTCGATGATGACGGGATAGGTGTAGCCGGACCCGAAGTCCTTGCTCAGGCGCACCACGCCCTTGACGGTCACCACTTCGCCCACCCGGGAGGCGTCCTTGGTGGTCACGGTCACATCGTTGTCCTTGGAGGCGTCGGCGCCGCTGCCGTCCCGCAGGTGGAGCCAGTTGCGGCCCATGATGCCCTGGTTGAACTTCACGACCTTGCCCTGGACGGTGACGGTCTTCTCCTTGAGTTCGCCCTTGTGGGCCCAGATCTCGGCGATGGTGCGCGCGTCGGCGCCGGTGGCCTTGGCCACCTTCTCGTCGGGGCCGGCCGGGGCCGGGGCCGGGGCGGCATGGGGCGCCATGCCCATGGGGGCCGCGCCCTCGGCGCCGGCCAGGGTGCCCATGAAGATCCGCTCGAAGGTGCGGTGCAGGGAGGGGGACTCGAACTTGTCCATGGTGATGGAGACGTTCACGCCCACGGCGTCCCCCACCTTCACGGTGGCGGCCGGCACGGCGGCCCACACCTCGCCCTGGGCGGCCTTCATGCGGATGTAGGTGTAGGGCGGGGCGGGGATGGTCTCCAGCACGGTGCCCTGGAGGACGCCCTTGGCCGCCGGGGCGGAGGCCGTGGGGGCCTGCGGCTTGGATTTCGAGCAGCCCAGGCCGCAGAGGGCGACGGCGCCGGATGTGAGCAGGGCGGGAAGGATTCGCATTTTCGGGGCTCCTGGGGATATCGTTCGCTTTGCGAAGGGACCAGGATACCGCATGGCGCTCAAAGGCGCTTCAGGGGGCCGGGTTCCGGGGTATGCTGGGGGGCCATCCCAATGCCCGTTGCCTGAGGTGAAGCGTGAACATCCTTCTCGTGGACGACGATGACCTCATCCTTGCCTCCGTTCCCAGCCTCCTGAGCGTGCTGGGCCACCAGGTGGAGTCCGTGGACCGGGGCGCCAAAGCCCTGGCGCTGCTGGAAGCCTCCCCCGAACCGGATCTGGTGATCCTGGACGTGACCATGCCCGACATGGGCGGGGTGGAGACGCTGAAGCGCCTGCGGGTGTTCAAGCCCCGGCTGCCGGTGCTGCTGGCCACGGGCAACGTGGACGCCGCCGTGGAGGAGGCCCTGCAGGGCGATCCCCACACCCGGGTCATCCCCAAGCCGTTCACCCTCGGGCAGATCAGGACCGTGCTGGCGGAAACCTAAGGTGTGCCGGCAAACGCTGGCTGCCTTGAAACCGTGATGACGCGGCTGTTGCAGGTTGAGGGGATCCCCGTTCATCCCATCCATCGGCGTTCATCCGTGCGCCACGAAAGGCGCTTCATCTCCCAGGAGGTCCAAATAAAACAACCTGAGAGATAGCAGCTGTGCTGCATGAGAGATGGGGGTAGGCCCCCCGGGGTCGGGCTGCAGGGCCAGATCCCAAACCACCGGGCGCTGCGTGGGGGTGACACCCCAGGTGGTGAGCGGACCCGGAAAAGGCGGGGGAACCCCCGTCAGGTAGGGACAGGGAAGGCGAACAAAAGTGAACCGCTGATGAGGCGTCGAAAGAGATCAAAAGCCATCGAAACCAGGCTCCGGATGAAGTCCTGGGACCAAGCCCGGAAGGGACCTGCTTACGGTCCGGGCGGTGGCCGGCGTAGAAGCGGCGCGAGCCCTGTCCAGGCTCTTGTGTGGAACGTGGGAACCGAGCGTCCCGATGCCAAGGGAGAAGTCCGAGGGGTAGTCCCCCGTAGGGCGAGAGTACCGAAGCGGGGCGCCGGGGCGGACCGGTCCGTAGTAGCGACGATGCCCGGTAATGCGGGTGGAGCCAAGGGACCGGCCTGTCCGGCTTCAAATGCGGGTCAACCCTCCGGGGGAAGAGCACGTGTCTGAAGCGAAGCCTTACAGCATTTCCAGGGAACAGGTCGCCGAGGCATGGCGTCTGGTCCGGGCCAACCGGGGAGCAGGGGGCGTGGATGGAGAAACCCTGTCGATGTTTGACAAGGATCTGGAGGGCAACCTCTACAAGATCTGGAATCGGATGTCGTCGGGCAGCTACTTCCCGCCGCCGGTGAAGCGGGTGGAGATTCCCAAAAAGGACGGCCGGACGAGACCCTTGGGCATTCCGACCGTGGCGGACCGAGTGGCCCAGATGGTAGCCAAGCAGGTATTGGAGCCTTTGGTGGAACCCATGTTCCACGAGGACTCCTACGGCTATCGGCCGGGTCGTTCGGCACTGGATGCCGTAGCAAAGGCAAGGGAGCGCTGCTGGCGCCTGGACTGGGTCATCGATCTGGATATCAAAGGATTCTTTGATAACCTGCCGCATGACCTGATCCTCAAGGCGGTTCGGCACCATACCGAGTCGGATTCGGCCCTGAAGTGGATCCCCCTGTACGTGGAACGGTGGCTCAAGGCCCCGGCCCAACGGGAGGACGGAACCCTGCAGGAACGGACGGCGGGAACGCCGCAGGGCGGGGTGATCAGCCCATTGCTGGCCAACCTGTTCATGCACTATGCGTTCGATGCCTGGATGGGGCGGGTCTTTCCGAACGTCCCGTTCGAGCGGTATGCCGACGATGCGGTGATCCATTGCGTGAGCCTGGCCCAGGCCAAATACGTCCTGGAAGGGGTGCGCAGGCGATTGAAGGACAAGGGGCTGGAACTCCACCCGGAGAAAACGAAGATCGTCTACTGTAAGGACGATTCGCGCCCGGGGGACCATGACCACACGGCCTTCGACTTCCTGAGCTACACCTTTCGGGGGCGGTCGGTGAAGACCCGGGACGGAAAGCTCTTTGTGGGCTTCAATCCGGCCATGAGCGACAAGGCGAAGAAGGCCGCTCGGGAAGCCATCCGGGAGTGGAAACTGACGACGAAGATGAACACCAAGACCCTGAGCGAGCTTGCCTCGTTCATCAATCCCATCGTCAGGGGATGGGTCAACTACTATGGGCGGTTCCACCGCTCGGAGTGCCTGGAACTTCTCGACTACCTGAATCTGGTCCTGGCCCGCTGGGCCAAACGGAAATACAAGCGGTTCCACCGGGACTGGACGGCAGCCTTTCGTTGGTTGGGCGACATTGCCCACCAGCGGCAAGAAGGGCTGTTCTACCACTGGACCCTGGGAATACGACCTGGAGGCTGGGCAGGACGAGCCGGATGAGGTGAGAGTCTCACGTCCGGATCCGTGAGGGCGCGGGGGGGCAGTTCCCCCGCGCT is a genomic window containing:
- the ltrA gene encoding group II intron reverse transcriptase/maturase, encoding MSEAKPYSISREQVAEAWRLVRANRGAGGVDGETLSMFDKDLEGNLYKIWNRMSSGSYFPPPVKRVEIPKKDGRTRPLGIPTVADRVAQMVAKQVLEPLVEPMFHEDSYGYRPGRSALDAVAKARERCWRLDWVIDLDIKGFFDNLPHDLILKAVRHHTESDSALKWIPLYVERWLKAPAQREDGTLQERTAGTPQGGVISPLLANLFMHYAFDAWMGRVFPNVPFERYADDAVIHCVSLAQAKYVLEGVRRRLKDKGLELHPEKTKIVYCKDDSRPGDHDHTAFDFLSYTFRGRSVKTRDGKLFVGFNPAMSDKAKKAAREAIREWKLTTKMNTKTLSELASFINPIVRGWVNYYGRFHRSECLELLDYLNLVLARWAKRKYKRFHRDWTAAFRWLGDIAHQRQEGLFYHWTLGIRPGGWAGRAG
- a CDS encoding response regulator — protein: MNILLVDDDDLILASVPSLLSVLGHQVESVDRGAKALALLEASPEPDLVILDVTMPDMGGVETLKRLRVFKPRLPVLLATGNVDAAVEEALQGDPHTRVIPKPFTLGQIRTVLAET
- a CDS encoding ABC transporter ATP-binding protein, which codes for MTTVVRCEALTMAYGRREALSGLDLAVEPGSVYALLGRNGAGKSTLVKALLGLRRPRSGRAELFGADAFGARARAMERTGVVPETPQVPPRMTSAQAAAFCGSLAPAWDAAGVAARLERFGVDPRQPFGRLSRGQQTQVALALALGSRPDLLVLDDPTLGLDAVARRDLYREILEDLGERGATVLVATHDLAGIEGIADRVGILHQGRLLLDEPMEDLKGRHRRIRCGPQACPDLGPLGPAAQAQGPFGLEATVSRFSEAALAAAGLPPEAAVGASLEDIFLATVAGEVNA
- a CDS encoding OB-fold nucleic acid binding domain-containing protein, which encodes MRILPALLTSGAVALCGLGCSKSKPQAPTASAPAAKGVLQGTVLETIPAPPYTYIRMKAAQGEVWAAVPAATVKVGDAVGVNVSITMDKFESPSLHRTFERIFMGTLAGAEGAAPMGMAPHAAPAPAPAGPDEKVAKATGADARTIAEIWAHKGELKEKTVTVQGKVVKFNQGIMGRNWLHLRDGSGADASKDNDVTVTTKDASRVGEVVTVKGVVRLSKDFGSGYTYPVIIEEAKIIR
- a CDS encoding TolB-like translocation protein — translated: MKALVIAKREMAEQKLAWAAAGYVALAGLVVPWIRPMGDIRGILGPGLDLGFGVALSAVLGASMVPGDLQSGRMGFYFARPVAAGTVLLGRFLGAWLLAVGGGLVAALPQVLLAPRNTVALAVVTAVSAVVSVFVLLGAHVLGTMFRSRSAWILLDLAVLGAFGASMHLMIGRIAEGGAFLALPWFLGGAGLLVLAVLGGAAHLQVTLGGADLRAGHRVLSLCMAAGLGATALAGAGFTAWVRGGGPASLSTFRVVDAAPSGDWIALVGEGRFHRQAFLLDTATGAAVEAGTWGRFSPDGRRYVEFDLGASRVRSIDLGQAPARVLPPWSIALPGRRGVGELRALSRDGRIAVILCGDCLTVADVEARRVLHQSTGNKDLFAMRFVFPSETLLRAYGGDRDGSVAIRELDLATGAWTEPGRMPPGPRFPDASGRWVLVGSQGRYEVCEGRTGEILRRVPGEPMSPPRFLEDGGLAWLEEGPGGHRLRVLDPSGAEAWSRTLEGTAGMNAWLLPEPGSGRILVGLLEAEGAPGANRGRRGRILAADPSRGTVETVSAEATLPLGFRSRMPMGALAARLRVGNGGGLAVAGPDGSLRKVIPGARWASE
- a CDS encoding TRAP transporter TatT component family protein — translated: MRFLEAVFPLCLALLAGCSIKRMAVDRIGNALAGTAGVYASDDDPDLVRDASPFALKTIEGLLQESPAHPGLLLSACSGFTQYAHAFLQDEADYAEASDPARAAALRLRARKLYLRARNYGLRGLEAALPGFRDQLRAAPDAALARAGREQVPLLYYTAAAWASAFALDVSDSSLAVDQTLMEKLARRALALDPAWDAGAAHEFLAAWEAGHAQAGGSVARARAHFQEAVRLSGGLRASAYVTFAEAVALEAQDRAGFEALLNDALRVDPDRDPGRRTAILVAQRRARWLLGRSRELFNEPEETKP
- a CDS encoding GntR family transcriptional regulator is translated as MRGILQVDPAGAVPIWKQIEEGVRRLVAAGALAPGSPVPSVRELARDLRVNPATVAKAYQRLVEAGLLAMRRGEGTFVHGDPASPGQERRLLLAEGALEFAGLARGLGVGLPEARAALDRAWTELEREGEVR
- a CDS encoding TRAP transporter large permease, with translation MNLLRKLLRAGEGIVLVASFLALCLLPLVDTAGRSLGGFHVPGSADLVQSVTLWLTFVGALAATGQGAHLTLSTSQWLGEGRLGRAARWVAGAVSAAVAALLAYASVQVVRANRLDPRMLSIGVPEWVPEMVMPLALAAMALTFAHRAHGTWRGRAAALLAIPAAFAAGLLPPPLASKAWIAAAGILASLLVGTPVFVALGGVAICLFFAQGTPVAAVSAEIYRLVASPTLPAIPLLAGAGYVLAESGASDRLVRFFRAWLGFMPGGLAVMVAMVCALFTTFTGGSGVTIIALGGLVYPMLRKDGYPEGFSLGLVTASGALGLLLPPSLPVILYSIVASGRDAVVPADRLYLAGLLPGLLLIGLTAAYGILVGRRAEGPRSPFTWAEALGATWKAKWELLLPLVIVGLFASGRATMLETAAGALAYAILAECFITRDLHPVRDLPRVLLRASALMGAVLILLSVAMGLTSYLVDAQLPDALLAWTRVHIHSRIVFLLALNVLLLALGSVLEIYSAIIVLAPIIAPMGALYGIHPVHLGIIFLANLEVGFLLPPVGLNLFLASSRFGTPLPRLYRTVLPFLLILGIGLLLITYVPGLSMALPGWAGKG
- a CDS encoding TRAP transporter substrate-binding protein, with translation MRPFRAAALLLASLLPLGAQVTLKMATLLPENSSWFRIVKDMGDTWARVSGGRVKVVFYPGGRQGDEPDVVRKMRLGSLQGAVLTSQGLAEIDRSVYALSIPLAFDNADEVYATLEAMRPGLEAAIQARGFVPLNWADGGWVRIFSRRPVAAPDDLRRQKLFQWAGDPRTLEIWKAGGFNAIPAPATELATGLQTGLLDAFLTSPQVVLVTRYHEQAPHMTDLKWGIILAGTVVTRDAWNRIPADVRPALLKAAQDAGNRLRSDMRATEERDLKALRGAGVKVVPVDAHARQLWNQMVAGAAGKIRGEFVPAQAYDEALKDRDAYRRRGK
- a CDS encoding HAD family hydrolase; the protein is MPSAFLFDLDGTLVDSRADLATGVNLTRVDLGLPPLDPAQVAGFVGDGVRKLLTRSLPECPGRLEEALELNRGHYGRHLLDATRLYPGAGAALEAVRAKGFRLAVVTNKPREFTLPILEGLGILDLFTAVVAGGDCPSLKPDPEPLLLALERCACGPEGSWIAGDHHTDLEAGRRAGLKRCLCRYGFGTPGAEAWDLAVADPGELASFASAL